One genomic window of Kosmotoga olearia TBF 19.5.1 includes the following:
- a CDS encoding TM1802 family CRISPR-associated protein, whose amino-acid sequence MIKALYEIGKIHEKNYDETQQFTEDLGAKYTATITINVETKNGSLIYTGCSMEKKKDVNYLYRKTPSARFDPYSLTLKPAKHGPERIIDRFIKYCEVHKGKLISGIEKVLKENREVIIRDIEVAAKNCDKNERYFVTVVISGRYVGEIEEFRKIFLGEVQKLPKSRAGTCFICGKETEVGAKVSDILKFATIDQPGFAYRMNKKSHDITMPLCSECFAKLALGKKIADEKLTLNFYGSCDSYDSRVYVLPRFFGERIEKHHRFAQNTLAAFDSLTNTFKEENGRYEKFERKIVAKLGKEETYSTLNFVFFMKARKKDEVKLYLNIQDVPPSRLKMINFAATSIENELKSLGSPYIKFETLWKVFKGYSQLQKKATDKNPVPPSDFLKCMQAIFKGFRINLDPYKKAALRYIHSFKMNADEKERKNLFFERGNIVAMGYFLDRLNNLHEGGRLDLSKSKSEILKDFFELYPDFFKNDELKLTFIIGMIHSIFVDIQESQGYTGTADQRIKGYRMKPDDFKEHLSYMKSKFKYYLTKIKDASHVEFMKRLFEIAGEYQLKAGMKWKSSITDLNYAFLCGEASKRLLMSSNENKKEIEDKEV is encoded by the coding sequence TTGATTAAAGCGTTATATGAAATCGGTAAAATACACGAAAAGAACTATGATGAAACTCAACAATTTACAGAAGATCTGGGAGCGAAATATACAGCAACAATTACAATAAACGTGGAAACAAAAAATGGTTCTTTAATCTATACTGGCTGTTCTATGGAGAAAAAAAAGGATGTAAACTATCTTTACAGAAAAACTCCATCTGCAAGGTTTGACCCTTATTCTCTTACACTTAAACCAGCCAAACATGGACCTGAAAGAATAATAGATAGATTTATTAAATACTGTGAGGTTCATAAAGGAAAATTGATCTCTGGTATAGAGAAAGTTTTAAAAGAAAATAGAGAAGTCATAATTAGGGATATTGAAGTTGCAGCTAAAAATTGTGACAAAAATGAACGCTATTTTGTTACTGTGGTAATAAGTGGACGTTATGTGGGTGAGATAGAAGAATTTCGAAAGATTTTCTTGGGAGAAGTTCAGAAATTACCAAAGTCGAGAGCAGGAACGTGTTTTATCTGTGGAAAGGAAACCGAAGTAGGTGCCAAAGTTAGTGATATCCTAAAATTCGCTACCATAGATCAACCAGGTTTTGCATATAGGATGAACAAAAAAAGTCACGATATCACAATGCCACTTTGTTCAGAATGTTTTGCAAAATTAGCTCTTGGTAAAAAGATAGCTGATGAAAAACTAACACTAAACTTTTATGGTTCTTGTGATTCTTATGATTCACGGGTTTATGTCTTACCTAGATTTTTTGGAGAAAGGATAGAAAAACATCACAGGTTTGCTCAAAATACTTTAGCTGCTTTTGACAGCCTGACAAATACTTTTAAGGAAGAAAATGGGAGATACGAAAAGTTTGAAAGAAAGATAGTTGCAAAGCTTGGAAAAGAAGAAACCTATTCAACGCTAAATTTTGTTTTTTTCATGAAAGCTAGGAAAAAGGACGAAGTTAAGTTATACCTGAACATTCAAGACGTTCCCCCTTCTCGTTTGAAAATGATCAATTTTGCTGCAACCAGTATTGAAAATGAACTTAAATCACTGGGATCTCCATATATAAAGTTTGAAACTCTTTGGAAGGTTTTCAAAGGTTATTCTCAGCTCCAGAAAAAAGCAACGGACAAAAATCCAGTTCCTCCTTCTGATTTCTTAAAGTGTATGCAGGCAATATTTAAAGGTTTTAGGATAAATCTTGATCCATACAAAAAGGCAGCGTTGAGATATATACATTCATTTAAAATGAATGCTGATGAAAAAGAAAGAAAAAATCTCTTTTTTGAAAGAGGCAACATAGTGGCAATGGGATACTTTTTGGACAGACTGAACAATCTTCATGAAGGGGGGAGATTAGATTTGAGTAAATCGAAGTCTGAGATTTTAAAAGATTTTTTTGAGTTATACCCGGATTTCTTCAAGAATGACGAATTAAAACTCACCTTTATTATTGGGATGATTCATTCAATATTCGTGGATATCCAAGAATCACAGGGTTATACTGGAACAGCGGATCAAAGAATAAAGGGCTACAGGATGAAGCCAGATGATTTTAAGGAGCATCTATCTTATATGAAAAGTAAGTTCAAGTATTACTTGACAAAAATCAAAGATGCCTCTCATGTGGAATTTATGAAGAGACTTTTTGAAATTGCGGGAGAATATCAATTAAAAGCTGGAATGAAATGGAAATCTTCTATTACTGACTTAAATTATGCTTTTCTCTGTGGAGAAGCTTCGAAAAGGTTGTTGATGAGTTCAAATGAGAATAAAAAAGAAATTGAGGATAAGGAGGTATAG
- the cas7b gene encoding type I-B CRISPR-associated protein Cas7/Csh2, with protein sequence MEFIKNRHEIVFVYDVKDGNPNGDPLDENKPRMDEVTGVNIVSDVRLKKTCREYMISANKEKDEYEFEVFINGDPVTSEQRAKQLIPDITSKEYDRKTAAEALLKKCIDLRLFGGTVPISKLNMSMIGPVQFRFGRSLHKVDPVFIQGTAAFASKEDREGRSFSEKWQLPYSCIAFYGVINQNTAKETLLREVDIDFFFEALWNGTRDLITRSKMEQLPRLLIDVVYNDNENFHIGELDKAIKLVSDLLDEKIRGISDFVLEVSELKGLLERYNDKIKEIRYRIDPRLKLTLNGEPFKIENLIDGKMKPLAK encoded by the coding sequence ATGGAATTTATAAAAAACAGACATGAGATTGTGTTCGTTTATGATGTGAAAGATGGAAATCCAAATGGAGATCCATTGGATGAAAACAAGCCAAGGATGGATGAAGTAACGGGGGTAAATATAGTTTCAGATGTAAGACTAAAAAAGACATGTCGCGAATACATGATTTCAGCTAATAAAGAAAAAGATGAGTACGAATTTGAAGTTTTTATAAATGGTGACCCCGTCACCTCAGAACAGAGGGCAAAACAATTGATACCCGACATAACCAGCAAAGAATATGACAGAAAAACTGCTGCAGAGGCACTCCTTAAAAAATGTATAGATTTAAGACTCTTTGGGGGAACAGTTCCGATTTCTAAGTTAAATATGTCTATGATTGGACCTGTTCAGTTTAGATTTGGACGTTCTCTACACAAAGTAGATCCAGTTTTTATTCAAGGGACAGCTGCATTTGCTTCTAAGGAAGATAGAGAAGGAAGAAGTTTCAGTGAAAAATGGCAACTCCCTTATTCTTGCATAGCATTTTATGGTGTAATAAATCAAAATACAGCTAAGGAAACTCTTCTTCGTGAAGTCGACATCGATTTCTTCTTCGAAGCCTTGTGGAATGGAACCAGGGACCTTATAACTCGTTCGAAGATGGAACAGCTTCCCAGGTTGCTTATAGATGTTGTATATAACGATAATGAAAATTTCCATATAGGAGAGCTCGATAAAGCAATTAAGCTGGTATCCGATCTTCTGGATGAGAAAATAAGAGGGATTTCCGATTTTGTTTTAGAGGTTTCAGAGCTGAAAGGACTACTTGAAAGATATAACGATAAGATCAAAGAAATTAGATATAGGATAGATCCAAGACTCAAGCTAACCTTAAATGGTGAACCTTTCAAAATTGAGAATTTGATTGATGGTAAGATGAAACCGCTGGCAAAGTGA
- a CDS encoding CRISPR-associated helicase/endonuclease Cas3 produces the protein MSEVYSHPPMGNEPGRLLIDHLKGVYYLMMSEIETAKKYMDFERFLGVEYSTLKLLVEAIAYLHDLGKATPEFQKKIRKLKYDKEKSLHAVLGAFAVGKYLKANLPEEKHYLIPLIVTLVRRHHGKAEYPEFGCDLNDEVDLLEWQVANLDSKFLNELAYKIQIPKLDPLELEDNVDEWQDEFQDHFYEVNDIQSFILYMYLSSLLDWADKTDAAFRDRPLPKRDPIPKDLVEEYRKVLGFDNPGRDPMNQLRNKFYHEATNDTDFSIGILKGRTGIGKTLTLFSLGLKLREKLTNSDYVPRIIYCLPFLSIIDQTYEVAVELFEKTGRSFPTENQVLQQHHLSDIEYSTKEGEGYEKYLADLLINSWNSEIIITTFVSFFHSIFTNKRNMKFFRIPGSIVLLDEIQAIPPKYWELTGKILKLLADYGGTKFVFSTATMPKCFGISGKHLYTGEIPLDRFDLHYIGEVTFEKFKEIFLREVVEKARDESKGLMVVLNTIGCAKAVLEEISEFVDKKYLYYLSSEVPPIVRKNRIEKLKNLKGFRVLVTTQLVEAGVDLDFDYCIRDIGPLDSVVQVAGRVNRSNRKKKGQVILVDIKEFMGKRDPSKIYDSVLLFASRKVLSNNDNYSESMLYNLVEIYLAEIETKGFEEESRMILKNIYKLEFSKINEFKLIEERPTNPVFIELDENAKNAWKNYQEILSKDISTQDKFELLAEKKDAIRKLAPYIVNYRLKWNESENALPPVVNGFHYVSNDERELQRYYDSVTGFHSAGSDIY, from the coding sequence TTGTCTGAGGTTTATTCACACCCTCCAATGGGAAATGAACCTGGAAGATTATTGATCGACCATCTCAAAGGCGTATATTACCTGATGATGTCTGAAATAGAAACTGCAAAGAAATACATGGATTTTGAAAGGTTTCTTGGAGTTGAGTATTCAACCTTGAAACTTCTCGTAGAAGCGATAGCATATTTGCATGATCTGGGTAAAGCAACACCGGAGTTTCAGAAAAAGATCCGGAAGTTAAAATATGATAAAGAAAAATCTCTGCATGCTGTTCTGGGAGCATTTGCTGTTGGGAAATATTTGAAAGCAAATCTACCTGAAGAGAAACATTATTTGATTCCTCTTATAGTAACTCTCGTAAGAAGACATCACGGAAAAGCAGAATATCCTGAATTTGGTTGTGATCTAAATGATGAAGTCGATTTGTTGGAATGGCAGGTAGCCAATCTCGATTCTAAGTTTCTAAATGAACTTGCTTATAAAATCCAGATACCTAAGTTGGATCCTTTGGAACTTGAAGATAATGTAGATGAATGGCAGGATGAATTCCAGGATCATTTCTACGAAGTTAATGACATTCAGTCTTTCATTCTTTACATGTATCTTTCATCCCTGCTTGATTGGGCAGACAAAACAGATGCAGCGTTCAGGGATAGACCACTACCAAAAAGGGATCCAATTCCCAAAGACCTTGTTGAAGAGTATAGAAAAGTCTTGGGTTTTGACAATCCTGGAAGAGATCCAATGAACCAGCTTAGAAACAAATTCTATCATGAAGCTACTAATGATACCGACTTCTCCATAGGAATATTAAAAGGGAGAACAGGTATAGGCAAAACTTTGACTTTGTTTTCACTTGGGCTAAAACTCAGAGAAAAACTTACGAATAGTGATTATGTACCAAGAATAATCTATTGCCTTCCCTTTCTGAGCATAATAGATCAAACATATGAAGTAGCCGTAGAACTTTTCGAAAAAACTGGTAGATCATTTCCAACTGAGAATCAGGTTTTACAGCAACATCACCTATCTGATATAGAATACTCCACTAAAGAAGGCGAAGGCTATGAGAAATATCTCGCCGATCTTCTTATAAATTCCTGGAATAGTGAGATAATTATAACTACTTTTGTCAGTTTCTTTCATTCTATTTTCACAAATAAACGAAACATGAAATTTTTTAGGATACCTGGGTCAATAGTCTTGTTAGATGAAATTCAAGCTATACCTCCGAAGTATTGGGAACTGACAGGAAAAATATTGAAGCTTCTTGCTGATTATGGCGGAACTAAATTCGTATTCTCAACTGCTACTATGCCAAAGTGCTTTGGTATCTCTGGAAAACATCTCTATACTGGGGAAATTCCTCTGGATAGATTTGATCTTCATTATATCGGAGAAGTAACTTTCGAAAAATTCAAGGAAATATTTCTTAGAGAGGTCGTAGAAAAAGCCAGAGATGAGAGCAAAGGACTTATGGTGGTTTTAAATACAATTGGCTGTGCGAAAGCTGTACTGGAAGAAATATCGGAATTCGTAGATAAAAAATATCTATATTATCTATCTAGCGAAGTTCCCCCGATAGTAAGAAAAAACCGAATTGAGAAGTTAAAAAATCTTAAAGGTTTTCGTGTATTAGTCACGACTCAACTTGTAGAAGCTGGTGTGGATCTGGATTTTGATTATTGTATTCGTGATATTGGTCCTCTTGATAGTGTTGTTCAGGTTGCAGGAAGGGTGAACAGATCGAACAGGAAAAAGAAAGGACAGGTAATTCTTGTAGATATAAAAGAATTCATGGGTAAAAGAGATCCAAGTAAAATATACGATTCGGTTTTGTTGTTTGCTTCTAGAAAAGTACTTTCTAATAATGATAACTACAGTGAATCCATGCTTTATAATCTTGTTGAAATTTATCTTGCAGAAATCGAAACCAAGGGATTTGAAGAAGAATCGCGAATGATACTCAAAAACATTTATAAGCTGGAATTTTCAAAAATTAATGAATTTAAGCTCATAGAAGAAAGACCAACGAACCCTGTTTTTATAGAACTCGACGAAAATGCAAAAAATGCCTGGAAAAATTATCAGGAAATACTTTCAAAAGACATAAGCACACAGGACAAATTTGAGCTTCTAGCTGAAAAAAAAGATGCTATTAGGAAACTTGCTCCTTACATAGTTAATTACCGATTGAAATGGAATGAGTCAGAAAATGCTTTGCCACCTGTTGTTAATGGTTTCCACTATGTTTCTAACGACGAAAGGGAACTTCAAAGATACTATGACAGCGTAACTGGTTTTCATTCTGCAGGAAGTGATATTTATTGA
- a CDS encoding Gfo/Idh/MocA family protein: protein MRRATAVIVGAGNRGKDAYGFYAAHNPDKLKIVAVAEPNEEKRLSIAKIHGIPEELCFASWEELASKDKIADAAIISTPDHLHVRPAIAFMEKGYDLLLEKPMATNLEDAIKIAVLAQKLNRKVIVAHVLRYTSFFSKLKELIQSEIIGKVMSIEHKENIGYYHMAHSYVRGNWRREDETAPIILTKSCHDMDILYWLVGKKSRAIASFGHLSHFRKENKPAGATERCTDGCLVERECPYSAIKIYLGKNTGWPVSVITQDLSYEGRLKALQEGPYGRCVYSCDNDVLDHQVVSIEFEDEITANFTLTAFTEEITRKINIFGTKGEIIGHFEKNEIEVAVFGKEKFKIKVFPPEEGGHNGGDFQMMDAFVRMLTEPDYKGTLTSPMDSLESHFMAFAAERSRLSGTVVNMEEFRKEFLG, encoded by the coding sequence ATGAGAAGGGCAACGGCCGTTATTGTTGGAGCTGGAAACCGCGGAAAGGATGCCTACGGTTTTTATGCAGCACATAATCCAGATAAACTTAAAATCGTTGCTGTAGCTGAACCTAACGAAGAAAAACGCTTAAGCATAGCTAAAATTCACGGTATTCCCGAAGAATTATGTTTCGCAAGCTGGGAAGAACTGGCCAGCAAGGACAAAATAGCAGATGCTGCTATCATTTCCACTCCGGATCATTTACACGTCAGACCAGCCATCGCTTTTATGGAAAAAGGATATGACCTGCTCTTAGAAAAACCTATGGCTACCAATTTAGAAGATGCTATAAAAATCGCTGTTCTTGCGCAAAAATTGAATAGGAAAGTTATAGTGGCGCATGTGTTGCGCTACACATCTTTCTTTTCTAAATTGAAGGAATTGATTCAGTCAGAGATAATTGGCAAGGTAATGTCGATAGAGCACAAGGAAAACATAGGTTATTACCATATGGCTCATAGCTATGTCAGAGGTAATTGGCGAAGGGAAGACGAAACAGCCCCCATAATACTCACCAAAAGCTGTCACGATATGGACATACTGTACTGGCTTGTTGGTAAGAAATCCAGAGCGATAGCATCTTTTGGTCATCTCTCCCATTTCAGAAAGGAAAATAAACCTGCAGGTGCGACAGAGCGTTGTACCGATGGTTGTTTGGTGGAAAGAGAATGTCCATATTCCGCAATCAAGATCTACCTGGGAAAAAACACAGGTTGGCCTGTGAGCGTCATAACCCAGGATCTTTCCTATGAAGGCAGACTGAAGGCTTTACAGGAGGGGCCTTACGGTCGTTGCGTTTATTCGTGTGATAACGATGTTTTGGATCATCAGGTGGTTTCTATCGAATTTGAAGACGAGATAACGGCAAATTTCACCCTTACAGCATTTACAGAAGAGATAACCAGAAAAATCAATATCTTTGGCACAAAAGGTGAGATTATAGGGCATTTTGAGAAAAATGAGATTGAGGTTGCTGTTTTCGGGAAAGAAAAATTCAAGATAAAGGTTTTTCCTCCAGAAGAAGGCGGACATAACGGCGGGGATTTCCAGATGATGGATGCTTTCGTACGCATGCTTACTGAACCGGATTACAAAGGCACGTTGACTTCACCCATGGATTCCCTTGAGAGCCATTTCATGGCCTTTGCTGCGGAAAGATCACGGCTGTCCGGAACAGTTGTCAATATGGAAGAATTCAGGAAAGAATTTCTTGGTTGA
- the cas6 gene encoding CRISPR-associated endoribonuclease Cas6, whose amino-acid sequence MKIVLAFESNKSIDLPISYNHMLQSLIFKIVSKKLPDFHESGPLYNSRQFRPFVFSRIKGKHTLYNGRISFQSPISFSIASPFDEIIQVIGNQFLKSEELDIIGQKLKLVQLDVSDQKVKESPIKVITLSPITVRSTLVTPEGKKKSYYYNPFEKDFGIQIRENLLRKAKAIGLELSNDEFSIKPISKMKQRIIKYKGFTIIAWDGKFELSGNTELIKLAFNWGLGSRNAQGFGMVELMRKR is encoded by the coding sequence GTGAAAATCGTTTTGGCTTTTGAGAGTAATAAAAGTATTGATCTTCCTATAAGTTATAATCATATGCTTCAGTCATTAATTTTCAAAATTGTCTCGAAGAAACTTCCAGATTTTCATGAAAGCGGTCCCCTCTATAACAGCAGGCAATTTCGCCCTTTTGTTTTTTCGAGAATAAAAGGTAAGCACACTTTATATAATGGCAGAATAAGTTTTCAATCCCCAATTTCATTTAGTATTGCTTCTCCGTTTGATGAAATCATACAAGTTATTGGTAATCAATTTTTAAAGAGTGAAGAATTGGATATTATTGGTCAAAAATTAAAGCTTGTTCAATTAGATGTTTCTGATCAAAAAGTTAAAGAGTCTCCTATAAAGGTGATAACTTTATCACCAATTACGGTTCGTTCTACTTTGGTAACTCCAGAAGGCAAAAAGAAAAGCTATTACTATAACCCGTTTGAGAAGGATTTTGGAATCCAAATCAGAGAAAACTTATTAAGAAAAGCAAAAGCGATAGGATTAGAACTTTCAAATGATGAATTTTCAATAAAACCAATAAGTAAAATGAAGCAAAGGATTATAAAGTACAAAGGATTCACAATAATAGCCTGGGATGGGAAGTTCGAACTATCTGGCAATACTGAATTAATTAAACTGGCTTTTAACTGGGGTCTTGGCTCTAGAAACGCGCAGGGATTTGGAATGGTTGAATTGATGCGAAAGAGGTGA
- a CDS encoding Gfo/Idh/MocA family protein, translating to MKRIKVGISGIGRAGWNIHGKTLSKLKDMYEIVAIFDPLRERREEAFKKFHCRTYDDYDHFLEDKEVELVIIASPTYLHGEQTLKAFEQGKNVVCEKPMAENSEKAEELINLAKKYGLIYSVFHNRRYDPDYKKILQIINEKKIGEPFLIKSNYHLFSRRWDWQALKKFGGGELRNSGAHFLDQLLGFYHDEEPEVMFCDLKRTISLGDAEDHVKIILKGRSGLVCDLEISRGCAYPQERWLIMATRGGIWGTETLIKWKWVKEEDIVERRLEEGAAPGRLYNSEKIPWHEESWECPKNLPTTFEAYYIDFYNAYVNGKPPPVSPESSAEVLKLIEKCERIASEGGKQE from the coding sequence ATGAAAAGAATCAAAGTAGGTATTTCCGGGATCGGACGTGCCGGCTGGAACATACACGGGAAGACTCTTTCCAAACTCAAGGATATGTATGAAATTGTAGCTATTTTCGATCCTTTGAGAGAAAGAAGGGAAGAGGCTTTTAAGAAATTTCACTGCAGAACCTACGATGATTATGATCACTTTTTGGAAGATAAAGAGGTAGAACTGGTAATTATCGCTAGCCCAACATATCTGCATGGAGAGCAGACCCTTAAAGCCTTTGAACAGGGAAAAAACGTTGTGTGTGAAAAACCTATGGCTGAGAATTCGGAAAAAGCGGAAGAACTCATAAATCTGGCAAAAAAGTATGGGCTAATATATTCAGTGTTTCACAATAGACGCTATGATCCGGACTATAAAAAGATACTGCAGATAATCAATGAGAAAAAAATAGGGGAACCATTTCTTATAAAAAGCAATTATCATTTGTTTTCCAGACGATGGGATTGGCAAGCCCTGAAAAAATTTGGTGGTGGCGAATTGAGAAACTCCGGTGCGCATTTTCTAGATCAGCTCCTCGGATTTTATCATGATGAAGAACCGGAGGTAATGTTTTGCGACCTTAAAAGGACAATAAGCCTTGGGGATGCAGAAGACCATGTAAAGATAATACTGAAAGGAAGATCGGGTTTAGTTTGCGATCTTGAAATATCCAGAGGTTGTGCTTACCCTCAAGAACGCTGGCTCATTATGGCAACCCGCGGTGGAATTTGGGGAACTGAAACCTTGATTAAATGGAAATGGGTGAAAGAAGAGGATATTGTCGAGCGCAGGCTCGAAGAAGGTGCAGCTCCCGGTCGCTTATACAACAGTGAAAAAATACCATGGCACGAAGAATCGTGGGAGTGTCCAAAAAACCTTCCAACTACTTTCGAAGCCTACTACATAGATTTTTACAACGCATATGTGAATGGTAAACCACCGCCAGTTTCACCTGAAAGTTCAGCAGAAGTTTTGAAACTTATAGAAAAGTGTGAACGAATTGCAAGTGAAGGAGGAAAGCAGGAATGA
- a CDS encoding ABC transporter substrate-binding protein — protein MSKKFGVLLISLLLVGIFSTLALGAKVTVTQWNFPLLANEMEVLWKPLIEKFEAQNPDIEIKVEILPWGGRAEKLLTAVAAKRPPDVAYLNEFFLQMFAARGALIPLEKYLSREALARYPESLIDAVTYNGHVYLAPALVSTVGYLYNLRVLKKVGWDVNKLPETWDDLLKLCKMVKEYAMKTGEKIWTIGYPASMEDTLNMTLYPLIWQAGGDVLTPDLKKAAFNSWAGIKALTFVKLLFDEGYAPKDLIQAGLSTNYFLNDEIAMWFGADAWGVSQLLAEDPNLADYAKFGPILKENKKITYGTMGAWAIFRGSRNPKAAAKWVEFLISPENNTFYNKTIGYMSPLKGAPPLYADNPFLGVLETQKVFTRGGLIVKDERRVMDVIKEAQQAVIVGQKTVIEALNDAEKEVNFILEGF, from the coding sequence ATGAGTAAGAAATTTGGCGTTCTGTTAATAAGCCTTTTGCTGGTTGGAATATTCTCAACGCTGGCATTAGGTGCAAAAGTTACGGTAACTCAGTGGAACTTCCCTCTTTTAGCGAACGAGATGGAAGTTCTCTGGAAACCGCTCATTGAAAAGTTTGAAGCACAGAATCCAGATATTGAAATCAAAGTCGAGATTCTTCCCTGGGGAGGAAGAGCAGAGAAGCTTCTTACGGCTGTGGCGGCAAAAAGGCCACCAGATGTGGCATACCTGAATGAGTTCTTCCTTCAGATGTTTGCAGCACGTGGAGCTCTCATTCCTCTGGAAAAGTACTTATCCAGGGAAGCTCTGGCAAGGTATCCGGAATCCCTTATCGATGCGGTAACCTATAACGGACACGTTTATTTAGCACCGGCTCTTGTCTCTACGGTCGGATATTTGTACAACCTCAGGGTTCTCAAGAAAGTTGGCTGGGATGTCAACAAGCTTCCTGAAACCTGGGACGACCTTCTCAAACTCTGCAAAATGGTCAAAGAATACGCGATGAAAACAGGAGAAAAGATCTGGACAATTGGCTATCCGGCATCAATGGAAGATACGCTTAACATGACCCTTTATCCACTCATCTGGCAGGCAGGTGGAGACGTCCTCACTCCTGATCTTAAAAAGGCTGCTTTCAATAGCTGGGCGGGCATTAAAGCTTTGACCTTTGTCAAGTTATTGTTTGACGAGGGTTACGCTCCAAAAGATCTCATACAGGCTGGTCTCTCAACGAATTACTTCCTCAACGATGAAATAGCCATGTGGTTTGGAGCCGATGCCTGGGGTGTTTCACAGCTTCTGGCAGAAGATCCTAATTTGGCTGATTATGCGAAATTCGGACCAATCCTGAAGGAAAACAAGAAGATAACTTACGGTACAATGGGTGCCTGGGCTATATTCAGGGGTTCGAGAAATCCCAAAGCAGCAGCAAAATGGGTTGAATTCCTCATATCCCCTGAAAATAACACTTTCTACAATAAGACGATAGGATACATGTCCCCGTTAAAAGGCGCGCCACCTCTATATGCTGACAACCCTTTCCTTGGAGTTCTTGAAACTCAGAAGGTCTTTACCCGCGGAGGTCTTATCGTAAAGGACGAAAGAAGGGTTATGGATGTTATAAAAGAAGCCCAGCAGGCTGTTATAGTTGGGCAAAAGACAGTCATAGAAGCGCTTAACGATGCTGAAAAAGAAGTTAACTTTATACTCGAAGGTTTCTGA
- the cas5b gene encoding type I-B CRISPR-associated protein Cas5b, which produces MKVLVLDISSDYAHFRKPYTTTSALTYSIPPRTAVLGIIGSILGISSGGFGKSEHSKFFETNNVKTGVRLLTSIKKTTFNLKYLHTKNGGSILVPVECVVSPIYRIYVSGNEDFLAKLESVVKNKECYYTPYLGISEFLASVSYVGFFEGKRVDEIPTLVDSVIYLFDKGEIKFESGLNLFHETHAVRMDCERKVQEYSEIVYEENGKKIQLLKKSEKTSVISLVIGEQKEVIMLV; this is translated from the coding sequence ATGAAAGTCCTCGTCTTAGATATCTCTAGTGATTATGCTCATTTCAGAAAACCATATACAACTACTTCTGCTCTAACGTACTCCATCCCGCCACGTACAGCAGTTCTTGGAATAATTGGTAGTATTCTTGGGATTTCAAGTGGAGGATTTGGAAAAAGTGAACATTCTAAGTTTTTTGAAACCAACAATGTAAAAACAGGGGTGCGATTGTTAACCTCCATAAAAAAGACGACTTTCAATCTTAAATATCTGCACACAAAAAATGGTGGTAGCATCTTGGTTCCTGTTGAATGTGTCGTTTCCCCGATTTACAGGATTTATGTATCTGGAAACGAAGATTTTTTGGCAAAGCTAGAAAGTGTGGTTAAAAACAAAGAATGTTATTACACTCCATATCTTGGAATTTCGGAGTTCTTAGCCTCAGTGAGCTATGTTGGTTTTTTTGAAGGAAAACGTGTTGATGAAATCCCGACGCTTGTGGATTCGGTAATTTATCTCTTTGATAAAGGTGAAATCAAATTCGAGAGTGGTTTGAATCTTTTCCATGAAACTCATGCTGTGAGGATGGATTGTGAGAGAAAAGTTCAGGAATACTCGGAAATAGTATATGAAGAGAATGGTAAAAAGATACAACTGTTGAAAAAATCAGAGAAAACAAGTGTTATTTCTCTTGTCATCGGTGAGCAAAAAGAGGTGATAATGCTTGTCTGA